The genomic DNA TCCGTTGCGCTTGTGACTAAAAGAAATATTACTGACAGCTCTACTGAGAAAGCCCAGGGCGGAATCGCTTCAGTATGGGCTAAAGATGATTCATTTAAATCGCATATTCAAGATACTTTAATTGCCGGAGCTGGGCTTTGTAAAGAAGAAATAGTTAATAAAGTTGTTTCGGAAGGGCCCCAGAGGTTAAAAGAACTTATTGATTGGGGTGTTAAGTTTGACCGAAAAAATAAAAATGAATATGATCTTACCTTGGAAGCAGGCCATTCTCACCGAAGAATATTTCACTCCGGGGATACAACCGGCAGTGAAATAGAAAATACCCTTTCAAGAAAAATCAAAAAAACAAAAAATGTAAAAATATTTGAAAATCATATTGCCATTGATCTTATTACAACCGGGAAAATTGAAAGAAAGTCCGGGCTTGAAAAAGATATTTGCTGGGGCGCATACGTTTTAGATATTCCAAAAAATAAAATTGAGACTTTTCTTGCTAAGGTTGTCATTTTGGCAACGGGCGGGGCTGGAAAGGTTTATGTTTATACCTCAAATCCCGATATCTCAACGGGGGACGGCATAGCAATGGCTTATCGTGCCGGCGCTGAAATATCAAATCTTGAATTCGTGCAATTTCACCCGACCTGTCTTTATAATCCTCAGGCAAAATCTTTTCTTGTTTCAGAAACGCTTCGCGGTGAAGGAGCAATTCTTAAATTAAAAAACGGCAAAACCTTTATGGAAAAATATCATCCCTTAAAAGAACTGGCTCCCAGAGATATCGTTGCGCGGGCAATTGACAACGAGCTAAAGATGAGAGGGGACGATTTTGTTTACCTTGATATTACTCATAAAAGCGAAAAATATCTGAAAGAACGATTCCCGAATATTTATAGCGAATGTCTCAAATATGGAATCAATATAGCCAAAGATTATATACCTATAGTTCCTGCAGCTCATTATTTCTGCGGAGGAGTAGTAACTAACGAGTACGGTGAAACCTCGATTAAGAATCTTTATGCAATCGGAGAAACTGCCTGCACCGGCCTGCACGGGGCAAATCGTCTTGCTTCAAATTCTCTGTTAGAAGCTGTTGTTTATGCAGAAAGTACTTTTCAAAAAACTAAAGATAAAATTAATGAAGATGTTGAATTTCCTTCCATACCAATTTGGGATTCCGGCAAAGCCAGAGACAGCGATGAATCCGTCGTTGTTAAACATAACTGGGAAGAAATCCGCAATTTTATGTGGAATTATGTCGGGATAGTGCGCAGTGAAAAAAGACTAAACAGGGCAAAAAGAAGAATTGAAATGCTGCAAAAAGAAATAAGCGAATATTATTGGGATTTTATAATCACGAGCGATCTTATTGAGTTAAGAAATATTGCTATTGTCGCTGAACTTATTATTCACTGCGCTCTTTCAAGAAAAGAAAGCCGCGGGTTGCATTATACGATTGATTATCCGGATACGCTCCCTGAGGCAAGAGATACGATTTTTTCAAGAGCAGATCTAGAAAAAAACATATGAAACTTTTTCATAAATTTCTTATTGCGTTATTAGTAATTTCCATAGTTCCGCTTGCGGTTTATAGTTTTATTACTCTAAATTCTACGGGAGAAACTCTTAAAAAAATAATAAATGAAAATAATATTAATTTATCCATAAATATTGTCCGTGAAGTTAACGAATTTTTTTCAATAATTAAAAGCAAAACATATTTTGCAAAAGAAATAGAACGTAACAAGAGCATGGCAGATCATATAATATTTAAAGAAATTAACGAGGGGGAAATAGTTTCGGGAGTTCTATTATTAGACTCAAAATTAAATACCGTGACAGGATGGGGATTAAACAGGGAAAATTTAAACGAAGAAATAATCAATAGAACATTATCAACCGGCAAATGTGAGGTGACCCCGATTTTAAGAACGGAATCAGAAGATATGTTT from Elusimicrobiota bacterium includes the following:
- the nadB gene encoding L-aspartate oxidase, producing MIKTDYLVIGSGIAGLSLAIKAGQIGSVALVTKRNITDSSTEKAQGGIASVWAKDDSFKSHIQDTLIAGAGLCKEEIVNKVVSEGPQRLKELIDWGVKFDRKNKNEYDLTLEAGHSHRRIFHSGDTTGSEIENTLSRKIKKTKNVKIFENHIAIDLITTGKIERKSGLEKDICWGAYVLDIPKNKIETFLAKVVILATGGAGKVYVYTSNPDISTGDGIAMAYRAGAEISNLEFVQFHPTCLYNPQAKSFLVSETLRGEGAILKLKNGKTFMEKYHPLKELAPRDIVARAIDNELKMRGDDFVYLDITHKSEKYLKERFPNIYSECLKYGINIAKDYIPIVPAAHYFCGGVVTNEYGETSIKNLYAIGETACTGLHGANRLASNSLLEAVVYAESTFQKTKDKINEDVEFPSIPIWDSGKARDSDESVVVKHNWEEIRNFMWNYVGIVRSEKRLNRAKRRIEMLQKEISEYYWDFIITSDLIELRNIAIVAELIIHCALSRKESRGLHYTIDYPDTLPEARDTIFSRADLEKNI